From a single Methanofollis sp. W23 genomic region:
- a CDS encoding EVE domain-containing protein, whose product MFTAPKKLGAEVFPLRIRLKTVEVFDPPMEFKPLIPDLKFIKNKKQWSGHIRGQAMRAIPEEDYAFIMKATETPRG is encoded by the coding sequence ATCTTCACCGCTCCAAAAAAACTCGGGGCCGAGGTCTTCCCCCTCAGGATCAGACTGAAGACCGTCGAGGTCTTCGACCCACCGATGGAGTTCAAGCCTCTCATCCCTGATCTGAAGTTCATCAAGAACAAGAAGCAGTGGTCCGGACACATCAGGGGGCAGGCGATGCGAGCGATCCCGGAGGAGGACTACGCGTTCATCATGAAGGCGACGGAGACGCCGCGGGGCTAA
- a CDS encoding type II toxin-antitoxin system antitoxin SocA domain-containing protein, with protein sequence MKKIKKIHAMLYAMEQDPAIGRTKLMKFIFFVDLIHYNQRGVTLFDSIYLRMPNGPVDSVAYALTGETNDFFTVKKSRGSRNNPVTGPYDHYLFQVRVPVKTEIFSRYELALFHMVLTALRTKKAATVSSLTHHLRLWREFRDGDEIPPDYFGLDADEIRLLENFGFFVDGFQREFCTRMTPLSRDLAEAIYPLAHERVVKVEEVLDDLVVQYPLPTLAVFYDTFLAWDDTFRSALRVNPAAVSSLTAECCDALCFVSCAVHAGMVEEDELAAYCEEVEEKFDAVREDLCQEHPEDLCAVEMDGGDLLDRTMHLSRSLALENLSPGRR encoded by the coding sequence ATGAAAAAAATCAAGAAAATCCATGCAATGCTCTATGCGATGGAGCAGGACCCCGCCATCGGCCGGACAAAACTGATGAAGTTCATCTTTTTCGTCGACCTCATCCACTATAACCAGCGGGGCGTTACCCTCTTTGACAGCATCTACCTCAGAATGCCCAACGGTCCTGTCGATTCAGTGGCATACGCGCTTACCGGCGAGACAAACGATTTCTTCACGGTCAAAAAGAGCAGAGGGAGCAGAAACAATCCGGTCACCGGCCCCTATGACCACTACCTCTTTCAGGTCAGGGTGCCGGTGAAGACTGAGATCTTCAGCCGCTACGAACTCGCCCTCTTTCATATGGTTCTGACCGCACTCAGAACAAAAAAGGCAGCAACGGTCAGTTCCCTTACGCACCACCTCAGGCTCTGGAGAGAGTTCAGAGACGGTGACGAGATCCCGCCGGACTACTTCGGCCTGGATGCTGACGAGATCCGGCTCCTTGAAAATTTCGGTTTCTTTGTCGACGGTTTCCAGCGGGAGTTCTGTACCCGCATGACCCCCCTGTCCCGGGACCTTGCGGAGGCCATCTATCCTCTTGCCCACGAGCGGGTCGTGAAGGTGGAAGAAGTCCTCGACGATCTCGTCGTGCAATATCCCCTGCCGACCCTCGCCGTCTTTTATGACACATTCCTCGCATGGGACGACACTTTCAGGTCCGCCCTCAGGGTGAACCCGGCGGCGGTCTCGTCCCTGACTGCTGAGTGTTGCGACGCCCTGTGTTTCGTCTCATGTGCGGTGCATGCCGGTATGGTGGAGGAAGACGAACTGGCGGCGTACTGCGAGGAAGTGGAGGAGAAATTTGATGCCGTCAGGGAGGATCTCTGCCAGGAGCATCCTGAAGATCTCTGTGCGGTCGAGATGGACGGGGGCGACCTTCTCGACCGGACGATGCACCTCTCCCGGTCCCTGGCGCTGGAGAACCTGTCGCCGGGGAGGAGATAG
- the hflX gene encoding GTPase HflX, which produces MTFETEFVSNDQIQGCTTRRIIVVQRNDPNSDAATNSRKLLELKELARAVNYVVVGTFVQSRHPDRKYQIGCGKVDELAEFVESLDAEKVIFNNPLSMTQIYNVSEACKCGVIDRFQLILEIFAARATTRRAKLQVELAELQYELPKAKSIVSLQKKKERQGFMGLGSYEDSYEQDIKKRIARIRAELQQGVGSEEQRTFRHEKGFSLVTLAGYTNAGKSTLFQSLIEEETVVRDMLFTTLSPTTRSLTVNRRKMLLTDTVGFISDLPHWMVDAFRSTLDEIFMADIILLVVDMSDPVDIIQEKLAVSHDIFLGRTEGAVIVTALNKADLIPEEELQEKLEVIRDLSPAPVMISAKSGEGLTELKQLLFEKLPTWEHCRISIPTSEEGMSMVSWLHDEGIVHTVEYGDSILMEIEARDEIIQKVQPFIMSS; this is translated from the coding sequence ATGACATTCGAAACGGAATTCGTATCAAATGATCAAATTCAGGGCTGTACAACGAGAAGAATTATTGTTGTCCAGCGAAATGATCCGAATTCTGATGCTGCTACAAATTCGCGGAAGCTCTTAGAACTCAAGGAGTTAGCACGTGCTGTAAATTATGTGGTTGTTGGCACATTTGTGCAATCAAGACATCCTGACAGGAAGTACCAGATAGGTTGCGGTAAGGTGGATGAGCTTGCGGAGTTTGTGGAATCTCTGGATGCTGAAAAAGTTATTTTTAACAACCCGCTTTCAATGACGCAGATCTATAACGTCTCTGAAGCGTGCAAATGTGGAGTAATAGACCGGTTCCAGCTGATCCTTGAGATATTTGCTGCAAGAGCCACGACAAGACGTGCAAAACTGCAGGTAGAACTTGCGGAATTACAATATGAACTTCCGAAAGCAAAGTCTATCGTTTCCCTGCAGAAGAAGAAGGAACGGCAGGGGTTTATGGGCCTTGGAAGTTATGAAGATTCGTACGAGCAGGATATTAAGAAAAGGATCGCACGGATCAGGGCCGAACTTCAGCAAGGAGTCGGGAGCGAAGAACAACGCACTTTCCGGCATGAAAAAGGATTTTCCCTTGTAACTCTGGCAGGGTATACAAATGCGGGAAAAAGTACTCTTTTCCAGTCACTCATAGAGGAAGAGACAGTCGTCAGGGACATGCTCTTTACGACACTCTCTCCTACAACACGTTCTCTCACGGTAAATCGTAGAAAAATGCTTCTGACAGATACTGTGGGATTTATCTCAGACCTCCCACACTGGATGGTGGATGCTTTCCGGTCAACGCTTGATGAGATATTCATGGCTGATATCATTCTTCTTGTGGTGGATATGAGTGATCCGGTGGATATTATTCAAGAAAAACTGGCTGTCAGCCATGATATCTTCTTGGGGAGAACAGAGGGTGCTGTAATTGTTACTGCTCTTAACAAGGCTGATCTTATTCCTGAAGAAGAGCTGCAGGAAAAACTGGAAGTGATCCGTGATCTTTCTCCTGCTCCTGTCATGATATCTGCCAAATCAGGAGAAGGTCTTACTGAACTGAAACAACTTCTCTTTGAGAAACTTCCTACATGGGAACATTGCAGGATATCCATCCCGACATCCGAAGAGGGTATGTCCATGGTATCGTGGCTTCATGATGAAGGCATTGTGCACACAGTCGAGTATGGGGATTCCATTCTTATGGAAATAGAAGCAAGGGATGAGATAATTCAAAAAGTACAGCCTTTTATCATGTCTTCTTAA
- a CDS encoding site-specific integrase codes for MRPAPTRSDSSFHCIKSEYADRSIAKGLANGTLTSCDADLIREFVAECQSCNNISAARTNKLVYTLVGWRRFIGPYLENHMADIYEGISILKTAKSARGKQFKQNTIADHVIILKQLYVWMIENGYTDLPLRKIQRIKNPPKDTMTKEATDLLTPAEVTAIMDACLWSRDRALIMMLYEGGFRIGELGTLAWKDVLMDEYGAVVNVKFKTNKPRYVRLVMAREHIAAWRADYPFNPVGEALVFLTERRGPLTHAAVQKQLDRIAKRAGITKHITPHIFRHSRITHMITEGVSESVIKLMMWGNITTPMFKTYAHLTGCDIDQEILRTYGIAQGDGNGHRRPRLEPRQCPHCQAVNGPSSNFCSLCGRTLTEEATESMDECVMIAKGSPEYDLLLKQLRSDLNRQGESDL; via the coding sequence ATGAGACCTGCTCCAACACGATCTGATAGCTCTTTTCATTGCATCAAGAGCGAGTATGCGGACCGTTCCATCGCCAAAGGGCTTGCAAACGGCACCCTCACCTCGTGCGACGCCGACCTGATCCGCGAGTTCGTTGCAGAATGCCAGTCCTGCAACAACATCAGTGCCGCCAGAACCAACAAACTCGTCTACACCCTCGTCGGGTGGCGACGCTTCATCGGCCCGTACCTCGAGAACCACATGGCCGACATCTACGAAGGCATCTCTATTCTCAAGACCGCCAAAAGCGCCCGCGGCAAACAATTCAAGCAAAACACCATCGCCGACCACGTCATCATCCTCAAACAACTCTACGTCTGGATGATCGAGAACGGCTACACCGACCTTCCCCTCAGGAAAATTCAGCGCATCAAAAACCCGCCCAAAGACACCATGACCAAGGAGGCCACCGACCTCCTCACCCCGGCCGAGGTGACGGCCATCATGGACGCCTGCCTCTGGAGCCGGGACCGCGCCCTCATCATGATGCTCTATGAAGGCGGGTTCCGGATCGGCGAGTTAGGTACCCTCGCCTGGAAGGACGTTCTCATGGACGAGTACGGCGCCGTCGTCAACGTCAAATTCAAGACCAACAAACCCCGGTATGTCAGGCTCGTCATGGCCCGCGAGCACATCGCCGCATGGCGTGCCGACTACCCGTTCAACCCCGTCGGCGAGGCCCTCGTCTTCCTGACCGAACGGAGAGGCCCGCTCACCCACGCCGCCGTCCAGAAACAACTCGACCGCATCGCCAAACGGGCCGGGATCACCAAACACATCACGCCGCACATCTTCCGCCACTCCCGGATCACCCACATGATCACCGAAGGCGTCTCAGAAAGCGTGATCAAACTCATGATGTGGGGCAACATCACCACCCCGATGTTCAAGACCTACGCCCACCTCACCGGCTGCGACATCGACCAGGAGATCCTCAGGACCTACGGCATCGCCCAGGGAGACGGCAACGGACACCGGCGGCCGCGGCTCGAACCCCGGCAGTGCCCGCACTGTCAAGCCGTCAACGGCCCGTCGTCCAACTTCTGCAGCCTCTGCGGCCGGACACTCACCGAAGAAGCGACCGAGAGCATGGACGAGTGCGTCATGATCGCGAAAGGTTCCCCAGAGTACGACCTTCTCCTCAAGCAACTGCGCAGCGACCTGAACCGGCAGGGCGAATCAGACCTATGA
- a CDS encoding acetyl-CoA carboxylase biotin carboxylase subunit: MRYFEKVLIANRGEIAIRVMRACRELGIETVAVYSTPDKNALHVKYADEAFFVGEAPPQKSYLNMDRILEIAEMSGAEAVHPGYGFLAENATFARRVDEEGLTFIGPSWKTIEMMGSKIESKQAMKDAGVPVLPGTEGGVRSLDEAARVADEIGYPVIVKASAGGGGIGMHIVNTPADLEEAIKGSMKIAESAFGDSTVFIEKYLVKPRHIEFQVLADSYGNTLHLYDRECSIQRRHQKLVEEAPCPIMTDALRERMADSAVTVAKTSGYQNAGTVEFLYADGNYYFMEMNTRLQVEHTITEMITGIDIVKQQLAVAAGLDLPFGQEDIGIRGHAIECRINAEDPLNNFQADPGKIIRYRSPGGPGIRVDSGIHMGYAIPPTYDSMISKLCAWGQTRMESIERMRRAIYEYVILGVKTTLPLHHAIMHNREYVQGNTHTHFLQEEHIAQTLGRSLREEEARMQTLAASFRQGKEMAAISAAVNVYINQQRRG, translated from the coding sequence ATGAGGTATTTTGAGAAGGTACTCATCGCGAACAGGGGCGAGATCGCGATCAGGGTGATGCGCGCCTGCCGCGAGCTCGGGATCGAGACGGTGGCGGTCTACTCGACCCCGGACAAAAACGCCCTCCATGTGAAGTACGCCGACGAGGCGTTCTTCGTCGGCGAGGCGCCCCCCCAGAAGAGTTACCTGAATATGGACCGGATCCTCGAGATCGCAGAGATGTCGGGGGCCGAGGCGGTCCACCCTGGCTATGGGTTCCTGGCCGAGAATGCCACGTTTGCACGACGGGTCGATGAGGAGGGGCTCACTTTCATCGGGCCGTCATGGAAGACCATCGAGATGATGGGCTCAAAGATCGAGAGCAAGCAGGCGATGAAGGATGCCGGCGTCCCGGTCCTGCCAGGCACCGAGGGCGGGGTGCGCAGCCTCGACGAGGCGGCGCGGGTGGCAGACGAGATCGGCTACCCGGTCATCGTCAAGGCGAGCGCCGGCGGCGGAGGGATCGGGATGCATATCGTCAACACCCCGGCCGACCTCGAGGAGGCGATCAAGGGGAGCATGAAGATCGCGGAGTCGGCCTTCGGCGACTCGACCGTCTTCATAGAGAAGTACCTGGTCAAGCCGCGGCATATCGAGTTCCAGGTGCTGGCCGACAGTTATGGCAACACCCTTCACCTGTACGATCGTGAGTGTTCGATCCAGCGCCGTCACCAGAAACTGGTCGAGGAGGCGCCCTGCCCGATCATGACCGACGCCCTCCGCGAGCGGATGGCCGACTCGGCGGTGACGGTCGCAAAAACTTCAGGCTACCAGAACGCGGGGACGGTGGAGTTCCTGTACGCCGACGGCAACTACTATTTCATGGAGATGAACACCCGTCTCCAGGTCGAGCACACGATCACCGAGATGATCACCGGGATCGATATCGTCAAGCAGCAGCTGGCGGTCGCGGCCGGGCTTGATCTCCCGTTCGGTCAGGAGGATATCGGGATCCGCGGGCATGCGATCGAGTGCCGGATCAATGCCGAGGACCCGCTCAACAACTTCCAGGCCGACCCGGGCAAGATCATCAGGTACCGCTCGCCTGGCGGGCCAGGGATCAGGGTGGACTCAGGGATCCACATGGGGTATGCGATCCCGCCGACCTACGACTCGATGATCTCCAAACTCTGTGCCTGGGGGCAGACGAGAATGGAGTCGATCGAGCGGATGCGCAGGGCGATCTATGAGTACGTCATCCTGGGCGTGAAGACCACCCTCCCTCTCCACCATGCGATCATGCATAACCGCGAGTACGTGCAGGGCAACACCCACACCCACTTCCTCCAGGAGGAGCATATCGCCCAGACCCTGGGGCGCTCCCTGCGCGAGGAAGAGGCACGCATGCAGACGCTGGCGGCGTCGTTCCGCCAGGGGAAGGAGATGGCGGCGATTTCAGCCGCGGTCAATGTCTACATCAACCAACAGCGGCGGGGATAA
- the oadA gene encoding sodium-extruding oxaloacetate decarboxylase subunit alpha, with product MSAANPKRVHITDTTLRDAHQSLIATRMRTEDMLPLARKMDDVGFFSLEAWGGATFDSCIRFLNDDPWDRLRDLKAELAKTPIQMLLRGQNLVGYRHYPDDVVERFIDAAYKNGVDIFRVFDALNDIRNMEKSFASVKEQGAHLQGTISYTTSPVHTTAKFIEMAEDLAAHDCDSICIKDMAGLIMPEATRDLIAGIKEQVDLPVCLHSHSTSGIASMSYQAAIEAGVDILDTAMSPFALGTSQPPTESVVASLKGTTRDTGIDLHTLLEVRDRCVKLRDKYGGLLNPISERVDSNVLVYQLPGGMISNLVSQLKEQDALNRLEEVHAEIPRVRRDLGYPPLVTPTSQIVGTQAVLNVLMGSDRYSNVTKEVKDYVRGLYGRPPAEISEEIRSLIIGDEEVITVRPADLLEPAYEKMREQAEKDGLVRKEEDVLTYIMYPAIAPSFLKGERTAEPIPELAQAAPAAAEVPGFMEVEVDGEVFSVRILSVEGSAVETAAPAAGKEIPRGEIAGGVKSNMQGMVLEVRANVGAKVKKGDVLLVLEAMKMENPIYATADGKVTEIFVDVGDVVQNGDVLMVVE from the coding sequence ATGAGTGCTGCCAACCCAAAACGAGTACATATAACTGATACAACACTCAGGGATGCCCACCAATCGCTCATCGCCACCAGAATGAGGACCGAGGACATGCTTCCTCTGGCCCGCAAGATGGATGATGTGGGATTCTTCTCCCTTGAAGCATGGGGTGGAGCAACCTTTGACAGCTGTATCCGATTTCTTAACGATGATCCCTGGGACCGACTCAGGGACCTGAAGGCCGAACTCGCAAAGACCCCCATCCAGATGCTGCTGCGGGGGCAGAACCTGGTGGGCTACCGCCATTATCCCGACGATGTCGTCGAGAGGTTCATCGATGCGGCGTACAAAAACGGCGTCGACATTTTCAGAGTCTTTGACGCCCTTAACGACATCAGAAACATGGAAAAGTCCTTCGCCTCGGTGAAGGAACAGGGTGCCCATCTCCAGGGCACGATCTCGTACACCACAAGTCCGGTGCACACCACGGCGAAGTTCATCGAGATGGCCGAAGACCTGGCGGCACATGACTGCGACTCGATCTGCATCAAGGACATGGCCGGGCTGATCATGCCTGAGGCGACCCGCGACCTCATCGCAGGGATCAAGGAGCAGGTCGATCTCCCGGTCTGTCTCCACTCGCACTCGACGAGCGGGATCGCCTCGATGAGTTACCAGGCGGCCATCGAGGCCGGGGTCGACATCCTGGACACGGCGATGTCGCCCTTCGCCCTCGGGACCTCGCAGCCCCCGACCGAGAGCGTGGTGGCCTCGCTCAAGGGCACGACGCGCGACACCGGGATCGACCTCCATACTCTCCTTGAGGTCAGGGACCGTTGTGTCAAACTCAGGGACAAATATGGCGGGCTTCTCAACCCCATCTCCGAGCGGGTGGACAGCAATGTGCTGGTCTACCAGTTGCCTGGAGGGATGATCTCAAACCTCGTCTCCCAACTCAAGGAGCAGGACGCCCTCAACCGTCTCGAAGAGGTGCATGCCGAGATCCCGCGGGTGCGCAGAGATCTCGGCTACCCACCGCTGGTCACCCCGACGAGCCAGATCGTGGGGACGCAGGCGGTCCTGAACGTCCTGATGGGGAGTGACCGTTATTCCAATGTGACCAAGGAGGTCAAGGACTATGTCAGGGGGCTGTACGGCCGCCCGCCGGCAGAGATCTCAGAGGAGATCAGGTCCCTGATCATCGGGGACGAAGAGGTGATCACCGTGAGGCCGGCCGACCTGCTGGAGCCTGCCTACGAGAAGATGCGCGAGCAGGCCGAGAAAGACGGGCTGGTCAGGAAAGAAGAGGACGTCCTCACCTATATCATGTACCCGGCGATTGCGCCGTCTTTCCTCAAGGGCGAGCGGACCGCCGAGCCCATCCCTGAACTGGCCCAGGCGGCCCCGGCCGCGGCCGAGGTGCCGGGTTTCATGGAGGTCGAGGTCGACGGTGAGGTCTTCTCGGTCCGGATCCTCTCGGTGGAAGGGAGTGCGGTCGAGACGGCTGCCCCCGCCGCCGGCAAGGAGATCCCGAGAGGCGAGATTGCCGGCGGGGTCAAGTCCAACATGCAGGGCATGGTTCTCGAGGTGCGAGCGAACGTCGGCGCAAAGGTGAAGAAAGGCGACGTCCTTCTGGTCCTTGAGGCGATGAAGATGGAGAACCCCATCTATGCGACGGCCGACGGGAAGGTCACCGAGATCTTTGTCGATGTCGGCGATGTCGTCCAGAACGGCGACGTGCTCATGGTGGTCGAGTAG
- a CDS encoding ATP-binding cassette domain-containing protein — protein sequence MQVACEGVVFTRGAFTLSCTGTFSPGIHLVTGRVGSGKTTLALLLAGLLDPASGMVHREGVRGFSLSFQNPEYHVTGSTVRAEAASYGADADAVAAEVELSARLDDDPFALSRGELKRLHLAALLSREDDLLVLDEPFSSLDCIQKHRFCRALEEREGEITVIFTHERQVLPAVDRLWEVEEGSVRDLGAVPEAIPHWRHAPPYLREALARGLAPENITFKDTIEAEGACRTRD from the coding sequence ATGCAGGTCGCCTGTGAGGGCGTCGTCTTTACGCGGGGGGCGTTCACCCTCTCCTGCACCGGCACCTTCAGCCCCGGGATCCACCTGGTCACCGGCAGGGTCGGGAGCGGGAAGACGACGCTTGCCCTCCTCCTCGCCGGGCTCCTCGACCCGGCCTCGGGCATGGTGCACCGCGAGGGGGTGAGAGGGTTCAGCCTCTCCTTCCAGAACCCTGAATACCACGTGACCGGGTCGACGGTGCGGGCCGAGGCCGCATCGTACGGTGCCGACGCCGATGCGGTCGCCGCAGAGGTCGAGCTCTCCGCCCGACTGGACGACGACCCCTTCGCCCTTTCGCGGGGTGAACTCAAACGTCTCCACCTCGCCGCCCTCCTTTCCAGGGAGGATGACCTCCTGGTCCTCGACGAACCCTTCAGTTCCCTGGACTGCATACAGAAACACCGGTTCTGCCGCGCCCTCGAAGAACGAGAGGGAGAGATCACCGTCATCTTCACCCATGAACGCCAGGTCCTCCCTGCGGTCGACCGTCTCTGGGAGGTCGAGGAAGGGTCGGTGCGCGACCTCGGGGCGGTGCCAGAGGCGATCCCGCACTGGCGCCACGCTCCTCCGTACCTCAGGGAAGCCCTGGCCCGCGGGCTCGCCCCAGAAAACATCACCTTCAAAGACACCATCGAGGCGGAGGGTGCATGCAGGACGCGCGACTGA
- a CDS encoding energy-coupling factor ABC transporter ATP-binding protein — MIEITGLRHQVLSVPSLAIDEGYTAVIGPNGSGKSTFLSLLAGLSLPARGEITVDARPPRQVEVGWVSEFPDQSLLFTRVYDEIASPSRFAHLSCAEVERRVEEAAALVGIEALLPRTFRDLSGGERALVALATALSSRPELLVLDEFDSHLDAETAGMVGEALEASPCRYCVRCTQEMETAAAADTVLSLAHGSVSHAGTPDQVFSALKETCFYPYSWRMRDHAGRL; from the coding sequence ATGATCGAGATCACCGGGCTCAGGCACCAGGTTCTCTCCGTCCCTTCGCTCGCCATTGACGAGGGCTACACGGCGGTCATCGGCCCGAACGGCAGCGGGAAATCCACGTTCCTCTCCCTGCTCGCCGGGCTCTCTCTCCCGGCCCGGGGAGAGATCACCGTCGACGCCCGCCCGCCCCGCCAGGTCGAGGTTGGGTGGGTCAGCGAGTTCCCTGACCAATCTCTTCTCTTTACCAGGGTTTACGACGAGATCGCCAGCCCTTCACGGTTTGCCCATCTCTCCTGCGCCGAGGTGGAGCGGCGGGTCGAGGAGGCCGCGGCCCTCGTCGGGATCGAGGCGCTCCTCCCCCGCACCTTCCGCGACCTCTCTGGCGGCGAGCGGGCCCTGGTCGCCCTTGCGACCGCCCTCTCTTCCAGGCCAGAACTCCTGGTCCTCGACGAGTTCGACTCCCACCTCGACGCAGAGACCGCCGGCATGGTCGGCGAGGCCCTCGAAGCCTCCCCTTGTCGCTACTGCGTGAGGTGCACCCAGGAGATGGAGACGGCGGCCGCGGCCGACACTGTCCTCTCCCTTGCACACGGATCGGTGAGCCATGCCGGAACCCCGGACCAGGTTTTTTCAGCGCTGAAAGAGACCTGCTTCTACCCCTATTCATGGAGGATGCGCGACCATGCAGGTCGCCTGTGA
- a CDS encoding biotin transporter BioY yields the protein MYGDERRSRIIAESAGFIALIAAGSWISIPFIPVPLTLQTFFVLLSGAVMKRWAVVPATLYLLLGALGLPIFHNGTAGLGVLLGPTGGYIVGFIGAALVAGLAYEHTSEKVRVAGLVLATAVIYLFGVSWLALSTGMGLWAAAVGGMLPFLPGDAFKAAAAYLVARRLA from the coding sequence ATGTACGGAGACGAACGACGTTCCAGGATTATCGCAGAGTCCGCCGGCTTTATCGCCCTCATCGCGGCCGGGTCATGGATCTCCATCCCTTTTATCCCGGTCCCCCTCACCCTCCAGACCTTCTTCGTCCTCCTTTCAGGGGCGGTGATGAAGCGCTGGGCGGTGGTGCCGGCGACGCTGTACCTCCTCCTCGGTGCGCTCGGGCTTCCGATCTTCCACAACGGGACCGCGGGTCTTGGCGTCCTCCTCGGGCCAACAGGGGGGTATATCGTCGGGTTTATCGGGGCGGCGCTGGTCGCCGGGCTTGCCTATGAACACACCTCTGAGAAGGTGCGGGTCGCCGGGCTGGTCCTGGCCACCGCCGTCATCTACCTCTTCGGGGTCTCGTGGCTCGCCCTCTCGACCGGCATGGGCCTCTGGGCGGCGGCCGTCGGGGGGATGCTTCCCTTCCTGCCTGGCGATGCTTTCAAGGCGGCGGCGGCCTACCTGGTGGCCAGACGGTTGGCATGA
- a CDS encoding biotin--[acetyl-CoA-carboxylase] ligase — MNELTRKVLTTLETTEGSVTPEALSATLGLPVSSVARHIKILREAGYDIESSIDSGYLLVRVGGALTPETIQKVLKTTTIGKEIAYYESTTSTNWAAKKLCAEKGVADLHGTLVVAEEQTGGFGRLGRAWASPKGGIWASVILKPTLPIDALPMIMMAASVAVARAIRRKYDLGALIKWPNDVYIGDKKVAGLILELSSEGEEVHYCLLGLGIDANVDLDELSPELRRMVTSISAELGQEVDRASLLAMILREFESRYRILESGEFEPVIREWKSLSLTLDTRVSIRTMRKTFEGVAIDIDQHGALIIRRDNGRVEKVVAGDIVHL; from the coding sequence ATGAATGAACTCACACGAAAAGTTCTTACCACACTTGAAACTACGGAGGGGTCGGTCACCCCTGAGGCGCTGAGCGCTACACTCGGGCTCCCGGTCTCCTCGGTTGCCCGTCATATCAAAATACTCAGAGAAGCAGGCTACGATATCGAGTCATCCATCGATTCAGGATATTTGCTGGTCAGGGTCGGCGGCGCCCTCACCCCTGAGACGATCCAGAAGGTTCTCAAGACCACCACCATCGGCAAAGAGATCGCCTATTATGAGAGCACCACCTCCACCAACTGGGCGGCCAAGAAACTCTGCGCCGAGAAAGGTGTGGCCGACCTCCACGGGACGCTCGTCGTCGCCGAAGAACAGACTGGAGGGTTTGGTCGTCTGGGGCGCGCCTGGGCCTCGCCGAAGGGCGGGATCTGGGCAAGCGTGATCCTCAAGCCCACCCTCCCCATCGATGCGCTCCCCATGATCATGATGGCCGCCTCGGTCGCGGTGGCGCGGGCGATCAGAAGGAAATATGACCTCGGCGCCCTGATCAAGTGGCCAAACGACGTCTATATCGGGGACAAAAAAGTCGCCGGCCTCATCCTCGAACTCTCCAGCGAGGGCGAGGAGGTGCACTACTGTCTCCTGGGCCTTGGCATCGACGCCAATGTCGACCTCGATGAACTCTCGCCCGAACTGCGCCGGATGGTCACCTCCATCTCGGCCGAACTCGGCCAGGAGGTCGACCGCGCCTCCCTGCTTGCGATGATCCTGCGCGAGTTCGAGAGCAGGTACCGGATCCTTGAGAGCGGCGAGTTCGAACCGGTCATCAGGGAATGGAAGAGTCTCTCGCTGACCCTTGACACCCGGGTCTCGATCCGGACGATGCGAAAGACCTTCGAGGGGGTCGCCATCGATATCGACCAGCACGGCGCCCTTATCATCAGGCGCGACAACGGGCGGGTCGAGAAGGTCGTGGCAGGCGACATCGTGCACCTGTAG
- a CDS encoding DUF2111 domain-containing protein — translation MDQYIISASSTSDDFLPVVMALHRLLGGLPVTARSREAPGLRVENDAVVDDRYTGPVLEAAIKGNEHKKIVPGSGPYQGVPVVVTPLRDRAGTAIGAIGVVDITGVFDLATLMEHHTAILQQVCGKDPCPLPSESVAAKR, via the coding sequence ATGGACCAGTATATTATCTCTGCCTCGTCCACGTCTGATGACTTCCTGCCGGTGGTGATGGCGCTCCACCGTCTCCTCGGCGGGCTTCCGGTCACGGCACGTTCCAGAGAGGCTCCAGGGTTGCGGGTCGAGAATGACGCAGTAGTCGACGACCGGTATACCGGCCCGGTGCTCGAAGCTGCAATCAAGGGGAACGAACATAAAAAAATCGTTCCCGGCTCAGGCCCGTACCAGGGGGTGCCGGTCGTCGTCACCCCGCTGCGGGACCGCGCTGGCACGGCGATCGGTGCCATCGGGGTCGTCGATATCACCGGGGTCTTCGACCTCGCCACGCTTATGGAGCACCATACTGCGATCCTGCAACAGGTCTGTGGAAAAGATCCCTGTCCACTCCCGTCAGAATCTGTCGCTGCGAAAAGGTAA